CCGCTTCATTATCGACCCGGCGTTGGTGAAAATCGTATCGGTGCAAAAAGGCGCGGGTTCGGCCAGCGCGGGCATCGGTGCCACCAACGGCGCGATTGTCGCCAAAACCGTTGATGCCGCAGATTTGCTCAAGGGCTTGGATAAAGATTGGGGCGTGCGCGTCAATGCCGGTTATTCGAGCAATGAAGGCCACAATTACGGCACCAGCGTATTCGGCCGCGCAGGCAATTTTGACGGCCTGCTCTCTTATAGCCGGACAGATGAAGACGATTACAAGGCGGGCAAAGGTTACGCCAACCAATATGGCGGCCAAACCGTTTTGAAAAGCGGTTTGGACAAGCGCAGCTATTTGGCCAAAATCGGTGCGAATTTCGACAACCACCGCATTGCCTTGAGCCATATGCAGGACCAACATCGCGGCGAGCGTTTTGTGCGCGAAGAATTCGGCTGGGAAACCCTCCCGCGCGGCAACCGGATTGCCGATAATGCCCCGGTTTACCGTGAAACCACCCTTTCCAACACCAATTTGGAGTGGACGGCACAAGACTTGGGTTTCATCGAAAAACTGGAAGCAAACGCCTATCTGATGAAAAACAAGCGTTATTCAGTTGACGACACCAGCAACGGTTATGCCGGCAATGTGCCCGGCCCGACCACCACCGTAATCGACACCAAAGGTGCCAATTTGGGTTTGGACAGCCGCTTGGGCGAAAAAACGCTGCTCAAATACGGCGTGAACTACCGCCATCAGGAAATTAAGCCGCACGCTTTTTTAAATTCGCAATACACCAACAGAGATGATGCGCAACTGCAAAGCCTGGTGAGAAGCTACAATCTGGTTAACCCGACCAAGACCGACGCGGGCGTGTATGCGGAAGCCATTCACGATATCGGCGATTTCACCTTAACCGGCGGCCTGCGCTACGACCACTTCGACATCAAAACCCACGACGGCAAAAAAGTGTCTGCCGGCCGTCTGAACCCGAGCTTCGGCGTGATTTGGCAGCCGCTCGACACGCTCAGCTTCAGCGCCGTCCACAACTACGCCAGCCGCAGCCCGCGCCTGTATGATGCCTTGATGATCCACGGCCGCCGCGGCATCGTTTCCATTGCCGACGGTACCAAAGCCGAGCGCGCGCGCAACACGGAAATCGGCTTCAACTACAACAACGGCACTTTTGCGGCAAACGGCAGTTACTTCTGGCAGAAAATCAGCGATGCTATCGCCAACCCGCAAGACCGCCACGGTTCGGCTTTTAGAGAAGCCGCCAATGCGGGCTACATCAAAAACCGCGGCTACGAATTGGGCGCGTCTTACCGTACCGGCGGCCTGATTGCCAAAGTGGGCGTTGCACACAGCAAACCGCGCCTTTACGACACACACCCCGAGAAGTTGTTAAGCGACAACCCCGAATTTGCCGTTCGGGTAGGCCGCACGTGGACCGCATCGCTGGCCTACCGCTTCAACAAGCCCGATTTGGAAATCGGCTGGCAGAACCGTACCGTGCAGAAAGCCTCGGGTTCCGTTTTGGTGCGCGACGGTTCGCAGGTTGAACGCAAGAGCTATAACGTTAACGATATCTATGCCAACTGGAAGCCGTTGGGCAAAGATACTTTGAATGTGAATTTCGCCGTTAACAATGTGTTTAACAAGTTCTATTATCCGCACAGCCAGAAGGGTACAACCCTGCCCGGCATAGGCCGCGATTTCCGCTTGGCAGTGAACTACAGATTCTAATCTGCCCTACTGTTTTTCAGGTATGGCGGGTATCGCAACCGGATAACCGCTGTGCTTGGAATTTTGGCGGAAACAGAAATAGAAACTATAAGGCCGTCTGAAAGCATCAAAATCTTTCAGACGGCCTTTTATATTGTGTATTCGATTTGGATAATCTTGCAAAAATCCTGTCGGCTTCAAAACCCGTTTTCCATCATAATCTGCCCCGGTATGCGGTTGCGGTGCATGGCGAAACCCATATCGAGCAGCGCTTGGAAAGTATCCCTCACCATTGCCGGATTGCCGCAAATCATAAAGCGCGTATCCTGCGGGGTGAACGTTTTGCCTGCGGCGGCGGCCAGCCCGCCGTTTTTCAGCAACTCGGGCAGGCGTTTGTTTAACGCGCCCGCCGCCTGTTCGCGCGTGAGCACGGGCAGGAAGGTGAGTTTGTGGA
The sequence above is a segment of the Neisseria dentiae genome. Coding sequences within it:
- a CDS encoding TonB-dependent siderophore receptor, with translation MKKTILAVLIGNAFILPAWAETEAQTQSVTLDNVVVKGDRQGSKIKTNIVTLQEKDESTATDLRGLLKEEPAIDFSGGNGTSQFLTIRGMGQNSVDLKIDNAYSDSQILYHQGRFIIDPALVKIVSVQKGAGSASAGIGATNGAIVAKTVDAADLLKGLDKDWGVRVNAGYSSNEGHNYGTSVFGRAGNFDGLLSYSRTDEDDYKAGKGYANQYGGQTVLKSGLDKRSYLAKIGANFDNHRIALSHMQDQHRGERFVREEFGWETLPRGNRIADNAPVYRETTLSNTNLEWTAQDLGFIEKLEANAYLMKNKRYSVDDTSNGYAGNVPGPTTTVIDTKGANLGLDSRLGEKTLLKYGVNYRHQEIKPHAFLNSQYTNRDDAQLQSLVRSYNLVNPTKTDAGVYAEAIHDIGDFTLTGGLRYDHFDIKTHDGKKVSAGRLNPSFGVIWQPLDTLSFSAVHNYASRSPRLYDALMIHGRRGIVSIADGTKAERARNTEIGFNYNNGTFAANGSYFWQKISDAIANPQDRHGSAFREAANAGYIKNRGYELGASYRTGGLIAKVGVAHSKPRLYDTHPEKLLSDNPEFAVRVGRTWTASLAYRFNKPDLEIGWQNRTVQKASGSVLVRDGSQVERKSYNVNDIYANWKPLGKDTLNVNFAVNNVFNKFYYPHSQKGTTLPGIGRDFRLAVNYRF